A portion of the Desulfuromonadaceae bacterium genome contains these proteins:
- the nuoG gene encoding NADH-quinone oxidoreductase subunit NuoG, whose translation MPTLTIDNQTVTVADGTTVIQAAERLGLVIPHFCYHEALGAAGACRLCAVKIDSGPIKGIQMACMVPAQDGMVVTTLDPEAVEFRAHVAEWAMTDHPHDCPVCDEGGECQLQEMTIAAGHGTRRFRGLKRTYPNQDLGPFIVQEMNRCIQCYRCVRTYRDYCGGTDYGTFGSRNRVAYGRVTAGRLASPFSGNIIDVCPTGVLTDKTFRFKCRSWDLQEAPSVCPHCSLGCNTLPGGRYRELLRVKARVNRAVNGFFICDRGRFGHGYQNHPQRLREPHVDGESVSWNDALAAVHERISQTIEHHGHGTVAFLGSCRATLEANLLLGQWAAATSCTRTVYECHPEFDRIARTVTARLGDQRRSLGDIQSSDFILLIGAEPLAEAPLLALAIRQAERNGARIVILDPRPPQLPCSFEQLPLTPEQLQLALEQLATNKFKGWTRDESTTLRNLGKDLTAAQNPVIIGAGALLGAAGIERLFDLVDASSTAARPCGVLVPLSGPNSYASGLLSNGGPDFDDLLDAILNGTIKALVCLETDPFEDYPQHGRAQSALAQLENLIVLDALPTETTRHAEIVLPTTVPVESDGCYINHEGRLQAFAKVLDPGLSVAITGGGDHPPRTFEQSAPGSLPRPAWAILAEILNQPTETAALRQQLARTDNRFAALTRIHPAAEGEIVTAIGIPPRPQDDDGAVVRSVPGSLQLWPIDTFGGADIFATYSVHLDPLRDEPYILLADEDAQQRGLTDGADAVLTSELGHLRLRVRCTATVPAGIAFLPHLLRGAASGFVPGGGALSCTLKAVEGEA comes from the coding sequence ATGCCGACCCTGACCATCGACAACCAGACCGTTACCGTAGCCGATGGCACCACCGTTATCCAGGCGGCGGAACGTCTGGGACTGGTGATTCCGCACTTCTGCTATCATGAAGCCCTCGGGGCGGCGGGGGCGTGTCGGCTCTGCGCGGTAAAAATCGACAGCGGTCCGATCAAGGGGATCCAGATGGCCTGCATGGTCCCGGCGCAGGACGGTATGGTAGTGACAACGCTCGACCCGGAAGCGGTGGAATTTCGCGCTCATGTTGCTGAATGGGCAATGACCGACCACCCCCACGACTGCCCGGTCTGCGATGAAGGGGGGGAATGTCAGCTTCAGGAGATGACGATCGCCGCCGGTCACGGGACGCGGCGTTTCCGGGGATTGAAACGCACCTATCCGAATCAGGATCTTGGCCCGTTCATCGTCCAGGAGATGAACCGCTGCATCCAGTGCTACCGTTGCGTGCGTACCTACCGCGACTACTGTGGCGGCACCGATTACGGCACCTTCGGGTCGCGCAACCGGGTCGCCTACGGGCGGGTCACGGCAGGACGGCTCGCAAGTCCCTTCTCCGGCAATATTATCGATGTCTGCCCGACCGGCGTTCTCACCGACAAAACCTTCCGCTTCAAATGCCGCAGTTGGGACTTGCAGGAAGCGCCATCGGTCTGCCCGCACTGCTCCCTCGGCTGCAACACCCTCCCCGGTGGACGCTATCGCGAACTGTTACGGGTTAAGGCGCGGGTCAATCGCGCGGTCAATGGCTTCTTCATCTGCGACCGGGGGCGTTTCGGCCACGGTTATCAGAATCATCCCCAACGCTTGCGGGAACCGCACGTCGATGGCGAAAGCGTCAGCTGGAACGACGCTCTGGCCGCCGTCCACGAACGAATCAGCCAAACCATCGAGCACCACGGCCACGGAACGGTCGCCTTCCTCGGCTCATGTCGCGCCACCCTTGAAGCAAACCTGTTGCTCGGGCAGTGGGCGGCAGCGACCAGCTGTACCCGAACGGTGTACGAATGTCATCCCGAGTTTGATCGCATCGCCCGCACCGTTACCGCCCGGCTCGGCGACCAGCGCCGCAGTCTTGGCGACATCCAGAGCAGCGACTTCATCCTGCTGATCGGCGCGGAACCACTGGCCGAAGCACCGCTGCTGGCGCTGGCCATCCGTCAGGCGGAGCGTAACGGCGCCCGGATTGTGATCCTCGATCCGCGTCCACCGCAACTGCCGTGTAGCTTCGAGCAGCTCCCCCTGACGCCGGAACAATTGCAACTGGCGCTGGAACAGTTGGCAACGAACAAGTTCAAGGGCTGGACGCGGGACGAATCGACCACCCTGCGAAATCTTGGGAAAGACCTGACGGCGGCGCAAAACCCGGTCATCATCGGCGCGGGCGCCCTGCTCGGCGCGGCGGGGATTGAGCGGCTCTTCGATCTGGTCGATGCCTCTTCGACAGCAGCGCGACCGTGTGGAGTGCTGGTGCCGCTGTCCGGACCGAACAGCTACGCCAGTGGCCTGCTCTCGAATGGCGGCCCCGATTTTGACGACCTGCTCGACGCCATCCTCAACGGGACGATAAAAGCGCTGGTCTGCCTTGAGACCGATCCGTTTGAGGATTATCCGCAGCACGGTCGCGCCCAGTCGGCACTGGCACAGCTGGAGAATCTGATTGTTCTCGACGCACTGCCAACCGAGACCACCCGTCACGCCGAGATCGTCCTGCCGACCACGGTTCCGGTCGAAAGTGACGGCTGTTACATCAACCATGAAGGGCGCCTCCAGGCGTTCGCTAAAGTCCTTGATCCGGGGCTCAGTGTTGCCATAACCGGTGGCGGCGATCATCCGCCGCGCACCTTTGAACAGAGCGCCCCCGGCAGCCTGCCCCGCCCGGCGTGGGCGATTCTGGCGGAGATTTTAAATCAACCGACCGAAACAGCAGCGCTGCGTCAGCAGCTCGCGCGCACCGATAATCGTTTCGCTGCCCTGACGCGAATTCATCCTGCAGCTGAAGGAGAGATTGTCACCGCCATCGGCATTCCGCCCCGACCACAAGATGATGACGGTGCGGTGGTGAGAAGCGTTCCCGGCAGCCTGCAACTCTGGCCGATCGACACGTTCGGTGGGGCTGATATCTTCGCCACCTATTCAGTCCATCTCGATCCGCTGCGTGACGAGCCGTACATTCTCCTGGCCGACGAAGACGCCCAACAGCGTGGTCTGACAGATGGTGCCGATGCCGTCCTGACCAGCGAACTCGGTCATCTCAGATTACGCGTCCGTTGCACCGCAACCGTCCCGGCAGGGATCGCCTTCCTGCCCCATCTGCTGCGCGGTGCCGCTTCCGGTTTTGTACCGGGTGGCGGCGCGCTGAGTTGCACATTGAAAGCGGTCGAGGGGGAAGCATGA